In one window of Miscanthus floridulus cultivar M001 chromosome 12, ASM1932011v1, whole genome shotgun sequence DNA:
- the LOC136496063 gene encoding uncharacterized protein: MKRNGDTASLFQKQAAKKKAAAATATSNPDPVEPVVKEQTHKRVVEKIVNPMPPPLPPPQPSSLPPVYNINRLPHDLGERRHILNYPVNDQDAIRRAYIIKGPFKPFAHDFSKRKISDRDRGFNYYWMYNNDWLEYSIKKDDVFCFICYLFKKGIGSDTFTVDGWKNWNIGKKALRKHMGSKAHIAAQERYIGFTNPKVAIDYNIEK; the protein is encoded by the coding sequence ATGAAGAGAAACGGGGACACTGCATCTCTTTTTCAGAAGCAGGCAGCAAAGAAGAAGGCAGCGGCAGCTACTGCTACTTCTAATCCTGATCCGGTTGAACCTGTGGTGAAAGAGCAGACTCATAAGAGAGTAGTTGAGAAAATTGTAAATCCTatgccaccgccactgccaccaccacaacCGTCTTCACTGCCACCAGTTTATAACATCAATCGCCTTCCACATGATCTAGGTGAAAGACGTCATATTCTAAACTATCCtgttaatgatcaagatgcaattCGAAGAGCATATATTATTAAAGGTCCATTCAAACCTTTTGCACATGATTTTTCAAAAAGAAAGATTTCAGATAGGGATCGGGGATTCAACTATTATTGGATGTACAATAATGATTGGCTTGAGTATAGTATTAAGAAGGATGATGTGTTTTGCTTCATATGCTATTTGTTCAAGAAGGGTATTGGGTCAGACACATTTACTGTTGATGGCTGGAAGAATTGGAATATAGGAAAGAAAGCACTTCGCAAACATATGGGTTCTAAGGCACATATTGCAGCTCAAGAGAGATACATTGGCTTTACAAATCCCAAGGtagcaattgattataatattgagaAGTAG
- the LOC136496652 gene encoding zinc finger protein GIS3-like, with protein MAPTSSVEHAHVKHITLHQFLKQQQLLQHRLKPAVMWGWPATAGAISRHVPEDVAEDDDALGGAWPPRSYTCAFCRREFKSAQALGGHMNVHRRDRARMRGGHHGGSASAQLQLGGAATSLATDETPHATTGAAKYAVLYPILNSNAAGAVLIPSGEVLLSGPVALAPAHDRCHVSDDDDEEEEDNDVDLELRLWWP; from the coding sequence ATGGCGCCTACCAGCAGCGTAGAGCATGCACACGTAAAGCACATCACGTTGCACCAGTTCCTGAAGCAGCAACAGCTGCTGCAGCACCGGCTGAAGCCCGCCGTGATGTGGGGCTGGCCAGCGACGGCGGGAGCTATCAGTCGCCACGTGCCCGAGGACGTCGCGGAGGACGACGACGCGCTCGGCGGGGCGTGGCCGCCGCGCTCGTACACGTGCGCGTTCTGCCGCCGCGAGTTCAAGTCCGCGCAGGCACTGGGTGGGCACATGAACGTGCACCGCCGGGACCGCGCCAGGATGCGCGGCGGCCACCATGGCGGCAGCGCCTCGGCGCAGCTGCAGCTCGGAGGCGCCGCGACGTCGCTGGCCACGGACGAGACGCCCCACGCCACCACGGGCGCGGCGAAGTACGCGGTGCTGTACCCGATACTGAACTCCAATGCCGCCGGCGCGGTCCTCATTCCCAGCGGCGAAGTGCTGCTCTCCGGGCCGGTGGCGCTGGCGCCCGCGCACGACCGTTGCCacgtgagtgatgatgatgacgaggaggaggaagacaATGACGTCGACCTGGAGCTGCGCCTCTGGTGGCCGTGA
- the LOC136497200 gene encoding protein TORMOZ EMBRYO DEFECTIVE-like isoform X1, which translates to MASTHALKKNYRCDRSLQQFYTGGPFAVGLAPGGDGEGGAEAEAFLACACGGEVRVVSAADASAIGEPVDGDSEAITALALSRDSRLIFAAGHNRLIRVWDLASRTCIRSWKGHDGPIMAMACHASGGLLATAGADKKVCVWDVDGGFCTHFLRGHTGVVTTIMFHKDPKSLLLFSGSEDGTVRVWNLETKKCVAVLKEHFSAVTSLTLSDDGQTLLSAGRDKIVTAWDIRKYSSKKTIPTYEMIEAVSFIGSGSEFLACLGIEVANIKEKVSGYFLTVVERGVVRIWCLERERGNKKGLYICCYVAK; encoded by the exons ATGGCTTCGACGCATGCTCTTAAGAAGAACTACCGCTGCGACCGCTCCCTGCAGCAGTTCTACACTGGCGGGCCCTTTGCCGTCGGGCTCGCCCCCGGCGGTGATGGCGAGGGCGGCGCCGAGGCTGAGGCCTTCCTCGCGTGCGCATGCGGTGGGGAGGTGCGCGTGGTGTCCGCCGCGGACGCCTCCGCCATAGGGGAGCCCGTCGACGGCGACTCGGAGGCCATCACCGCGCTGGCGCTGTCCCGCGACTCACGGCTCATCTTCGCCGCGGGCCACAACAGGCTTATTAGAGTCTGGGACCTCGCATCCCGAACATGCATACGCAGCTGGAAG GGACATGATGGTCCTATCATGgccatggcatgccatgcttctGGTGGTTTGCTTGCAACTGCCGGAGCAGACAAGAAGGTCTGCGTATGGGATGTGGATGGTGGATTTTGCACCCATTTCCTTAGAGGCCATACAGGCGTTGTGACGACCATTATGTTCCACAAAGATCCAAAAAGTCTTCTG TTGTTTTCAGGAAGTGAAGATGGCACTGTGCGAGTGTGGAACCTTGAAACTAAAAAATGTGTTGCTGTGCTTAAAGAGCATTTTTCAGCAGTCACTTCATTGACATTGTCTGATGATGGACAAACATTGCTGAGCGCTGGGAGGGATAAG ATTGTTACCGCGTGGGATATTCGTAAGTACAGCTCAAAGAAGACAATACCGACATATGAAATGATAGAAGCTGTTTCCTTCATTGGATCAGGAAGTGAGTTCTTGGCTTGTTTGGGCATAGAAGTGGCAAATATAAAGGAGAAAGTGTCTGGTTATTTTCTTACAGTTGTTGAACGTGGGGTCGTGCGTATTTGGTGCTTGGAGAG AGAACGAGGAAACAAGAAGGGGCTTTACATCTGCTGTTATGTTGCCAAATGA
- the LOC136497200 gene encoding protein TORMOZ EMBRYO DEFECTIVE-like isoform X2 — MASTHALKKNYRCDRSLQQFYTGGPFAVGLAPGGDGEGGAEAEAFLACACGGEVRVVSAADASAIGEPVDGDSEAITALALSRDSRLIFAAGHNRLIRVWDLASRTCIRSWKGHDGPIMAMACHASGGLLATAGADKKVCVWDVDGGFCTHFLRGHTGVVTTIMFHKDPKSLLLFSGSEDGTVRVWNLETKKCVAVLKEHFSAVTSLTLSDDGQTLLSAGRDKIVTAWDIRKYSSKKTIPTYEMIEAVSFIGSGSEFLACLGIEVANIKEKVSGYFLTVVERGVVRIWCLERKHLM; from the exons ATGGCTTCGACGCATGCTCTTAAGAAGAACTACCGCTGCGACCGCTCCCTGCAGCAGTTCTACACTGGCGGGCCCTTTGCCGTCGGGCTCGCCCCCGGCGGTGATGGCGAGGGCGGCGCCGAGGCTGAGGCCTTCCTCGCGTGCGCATGCGGTGGGGAGGTGCGCGTGGTGTCCGCCGCGGACGCCTCCGCCATAGGGGAGCCCGTCGACGGCGACTCGGAGGCCATCACCGCGCTGGCGCTGTCCCGCGACTCACGGCTCATCTTCGCCGCGGGCCACAACAGGCTTATTAGAGTCTGGGACCTCGCATCCCGAACATGCATACGCAGCTGGAAG GGACATGATGGTCCTATCATGgccatggcatgccatgcttctGGTGGTTTGCTTGCAACTGCCGGAGCAGACAAGAAGGTCTGCGTATGGGATGTGGATGGTGGATTTTGCACCCATTTCCTTAGAGGCCATACAGGCGTTGTGACGACCATTATGTTCCACAAAGATCCAAAAAGTCTTCTG TTGTTTTCAGGAAGTGAAGATGGCACTGTGCGAGTGTGGAACCTTGAAACTAAAAAATGTGTTGCTGTGCTTAAAGAGCATTTTTCAGCAGTCACTTCATTGACATTGTCTGATGATGGACAAACATTGCTGAGCGCTGGGAGGGATAAG ATTGTTACCGCGTGGGATATTCGTAAGTACAGCTCAAAGAAGACAATACCGACATATGAAATGATAGAAGCTGTTTCCTTCATTGGATCAGGAAGTGAGTTCTTGGCTTGTTTGGGCATAGAAGTGGCAAATATAAAGGAGAAAGTGTCTGGTTATTTTCTTACAGTTGTTGAACGTGGGGTCGTGCGTATTTGGTGCTTGGAGAG GAAACATCTGATGTAA